The following is a genomic window from Pyricularia oryzae 70-15 chromosome 5, whole genome shotgun sequence.
CCGGCGGCTCCGGGCCTTTTCTTGAAGATCGTCGGAGGGCCGAATGCCGGGTTCAGTGGATGTTGAATGCGTTCTGGATTGTGCACACGTAAGTTCTTTTACTAtgaatattttcttttttgaggTGGTCCAACATTAAGATGTTTTCCTTCTGGGTTGTTTGTCTCGGCTCTCAATGTTTCTCCCGATCAATTCTTCGTCAACGCACGAAAAAAACTCTAATTTCCCCGCTCTATCTTCATGAATTCTGATTTTTGCTCTTGATTGTAATTCTAAGAAGAACAACTAGCGTATTCATAGTCCAGAGGTGCTGTGAGTGTAGTATGAATACTATTTATATCCGCAGATCAGACAGTACTTCGCTAGCATCATTGGCTCATTCGGTCTTACCTGATTCGAGAACGTGAAAGGCAAGAGAAGACAGACCTACAATGACATCCATACTTAGACCAGCCCACCTGTAAACCACATACTATCCCTGAGCTTGATCCACATAGATATGATAATCGGCGCACAGGGATTGGAATAAACTCACTGTCAAATTTTACCCGGATCAAAGGTCGCCTAATTCTGGCACCAGCGTATGCGAGAAGGCTGCTCCGAGAATATATAAAGGTCCATTGCTGGAGTGGTCTTTTGCGGATTGTCACCACCGCTGGTTGTCCCATCTCGTGGTACAGAGATGAAGACGGCCAATGGGTCTCGGCCCAATCAGAGCCCCTTGCCAAAGCTTCTCCTGGACCTCATAATGACCGCGGGGTGTATACTAGCAACAAGTGTCTCTTCACCCAGGAATCAACAATTGTAAATCAACCCACACAACTCATGTCAAATACGAGGAGCCCTTGAACATAAGAACTTGTGCCAGTTATCAGAGGCGTCATTCAAGCAGATAACCCTTGGTAAACAACCGCAGATACGGACCATGTAATGCAAATGATTTTCCGAGGATTGTAAAAGCTCCTCTACAGCCCAAACTCCCCGAACAAACCCATCACAAAGTAGTTTTTTGGACGCATCCCATCCCTTTTAATTTCTCGTGAGCGTCGTCCACAACCCGAAACCCCATAGACCAAGTACTTTTCGTACAGTCATTAACTGAGGAAACCGAGGATCTCCATTGGTGCGGTAAAATGGGTGTTGATAGTCATCGTTTATGAAGGGGGAGCACCGCCACGGCCGCGGCCAAATCCACCACGGCTGTGTCGAGAATATCAAAGTCAGTAGGTTGCTCTCTCCAAAGTCATGGAAATCCAGGGAGCCAACTCATGCCTCCCCTCTCCTGGCTGGGAAAACTCACAATTGAGGCTGGAACTCGCCAGGCGCACCACCCTCCTTGCCCTCGCCGGCATCACGGCGGCGGTAGCCACCCTCACGGTCACCGCGGTCACCACGGTCACCACCACGGCCACGGCCGAAAGGCCTCCGCTCACGCTCACCCTCGCCGCCCATCATGCCACGCGGGGGCGCATGTGACCGCTGCTGCTTGATGTGGGTAGCAGGAACGATCTCGGCCGGCAGGTGCAGCCACTCGCGGAGGTAGTCGAGACCCTCGGGGGTGAGGGTGTAGTAGTAGTACTGCCACGAGAAACGGGTCTTGATCACTGTTTTAGGTCGTCATTGCATGGTCAGCCTCCGTCCTGTTATTCCGTCCGCCAAAGCTTGTCTGCACTCGTATTTCGCATTCGATATTCGGATCTGTTCAGGGAAACGTACGGCCACGGGAGTTGAGCGACTGGCAAGCCTTGATGACGAAGAGGTTCTTGACGTTGGGAATATCGGGGTGCTCAGCGAGGTTGTAGTCCTTGGCAGCCACGAGCACACCCTCACGGAAGAGGTACTGTAAAGCGAGCAAATGTCAGTCTGCAATGTTCGCGATATATGCAAAGCTGCCCGCCTCCTGCCAACCAATCCAAAATATCCTCCGCCAATTCCCATAACCCTTTTGTGTCTTTTCGTTTGATGCCCGCATTTGATAGCTTCAGGGAATTATCGTCGTACCTCGTGGATCGCCTTGCGGTCAGCCTTTGGCATCAACATCGTGACGGGTCCTCGGAATCCGATGTTGTTTCGTTGGGTGGGTGGTGATTGGGGTCAACAGGTCGCAAAGGTCAACTCGGTCCTCTCCTCGAAATGCTTAAAGGGAGTTTTTCGATATGGTCTGGTGGATTGATTTTGTGCTCGCGcgtgggctggctggaggGTGAGACCCCACTTTGACTGATGGCGGTGTCACGTGTAAGAAGAGGTACCTGGGTACGTTGCCGTTTTGACCCCACTTGGCTCCGGGAATGCGCAAGTTGGTCCATGCGCCCGGTCGTCTCTGACGACCCTGGATGAAGGTTTGGGCTTGGGTTGTCGCGCGTCTGTAGATTCGCCCTTCAAGCCTCTTCATCATCCAGCTATCAGTCAACGACTCTAGACCACATTTATGTATACAAAGGCGCCGGCAAAGACTCCAGAACCAGGCCATTCTCGCATAGAAGCAAAAAATAAACTATCACGATGACAGAAACAATAAATATCTTGATTTCGACCTTCCCGGGGCTGGGCGCGCCATCGACCGTATCCTTCCCTATCGAATCTACATCATCGGCATCAGAGATATGGGATCAACTCGAGCGACGAGTGGCTCTCCCAAACCAACGCCTTTTTCTCACTACACACACAAACAAGAACATCTCTTCAACATCGACACAAAGAGTTAGGTCTCTTCTGCCAGATCCCAGTAATGACTTTCTTTCACTACGACTCTCAGCCCCGCTATGCGGTGGCAAGGGTGGTTTCGGGTCCCAGCTCCGTGCCGCCGGTGGCCGCATGTcatcaaagaaaaagagcaaCGGCGATAACAACGGATCAAGTCGTAACCTGGACGGGCGTCGCGTCAGGACTGCCAACGAGGCCAAGGCGCTCGCTGAGTACCTCGCTATCAAACCCGAcatggagaagaaggagaaggagaagcgTCGGAAACGATGGGAGGAGATCGTGGAGATGACCGAGAAGAAGGAGCACGAGATCAAGTACGGTGGCAAGGGGCGTCTCGACGGCAAGTGGGTGGAGGACAAGGAGGAGGCAGGGGAGAGGACAAGAGATGCCGTCCTCGCAGCTCTTAAGGCGGGAAATATCACCGACAACATGATGGTCACCCCAGGTTCCAGCAGCAAAGCCGCTCGTGTTCCGCTAGAAGAGGCTTCCAGCGACGAGGATATGGCCGAAGGTGATGAGAGTGAGAGTTCGGCACCAACCTCACCACCATCGGAGCCTGAAAAGGTTGACAAAGGAAAGGGGAAGGAAAAGGCACCGGCCCAAACCAAGGCCCCGGCACAAAGCATGAAGTTCAGTGGttttgacgacgatgacgagttCATGAGCTCAAGCGATGAGGACGAGAGCAAGTAGGAGGGACTGAGATATTGTGATTTTTGGTTGGTCATTCGGGCGTTTCGGGGCATCACGAGCGGTCTTCAATTGTCGGGACTCATTAACAATTAATCCATTCTGGGTTTGGTTGTCTGCTCAGGACTTTCAAACTGAAAGTGAAATATTACGTATTGTGATTTTGTAAGATTCAAGTCTTCATGGACGCGGGATTTCGACAATGACACAGCAGCATGTTTTATATATAATTCACGAAGTCACGACAGGATGGTGGTCAAGCCCGAAGAATGCGATTTAACCAGAACGACATCTATTGATTCACGGCACCGTGGGGAGGTGATTCTATGATACGTAGCTTTGCACGCCCCAATCCCCTCAACACCTACTTCCTGCAAATATACCAAGTCTACTGCTCCAGCTTGACCGGGAAGTTGCCAGCCTCTGTGATCACAAATTAGTCAATGAGCTTGAACACCGTCTTGGATGCAAAGGAACATACCTCTTTGCGAGTCCCAACGCTCGTACCATGAGCTGGGGCACAGGGAACGGTAGGCCAGCCAGAACTATATCAAGAGCAGTTTGTCAGCGGGTGACGTGCAGCCTTTCAAAGACTCAAAAGTCGATTACTAACCTGACGGCAGGGAGCAAAGTCCTCGCCCTTGGCTAGGATGCACTTGTGGTAGTCGACATAGTTCTGCCAGCAGTGCTTGGTCTGGTTGGTGTTCGGGAACCGAGCGTCGACGCCTAACGAATGCCCGCGATTTGTTTGTCAGTCCGCCACTCCTCGATATCCAATATAGGTCAAATGTTCGTCGGCTTGCGAGGAAGCAATCGAGGCCGCAGCGAAATCGGGTGTCAATTGGGGTTTTCATACCGGCTACACGATGGGGGGTCAGCAAACTTCCAAAATTCAAATGGGCCGAGCTCAAGAGGCTTTTTCTCAGGGAGTCGGGCTCATAATCATACCTGTGACGAACTTGAAAGGCTTGGTAACGCGCTCCTCGTCGGACATTTTGACTGTATGGTGTAAACCGGGGCCAATTGGGTGGGTGCTGTTGCGATGTGCTATACGGTTCTCGGAGATCTGGGCGAGTGATTGATTGTCGATGCTAAACCACGTTCGCGACGGACAATCGAATGATGCTATGGAAAAGCTGCCTCAATTGTCAGGTCTGAAAAGGCAAGCTTGGACCAGTGAGCTTAGGACGGTACCTGAAAAGTACTGCACTAACCCACGGAAATCAGGTGTACCTCCCTAGCCCTCGGCAAATTGAACAAGTGGGTCTAGCCATTCTGATCTGGCGAACGGAAGGACCTGGAAATCGCTGTCTGACCTCATCAGCCCAAGCAAACCAAACGCCTTTCTCCAAAAAGGCTACATTAGGTACTGAAGCTACCCTATCGTAGCCGAACGACAATTGCGAACGACCAATCCCGAAGTCCTCGAGACAAATCGTTCACGATGCATCCCACGCAACGCCTTCGCATGTTCCAGCCGACACGCCGCATGTTGCGGCCCGTTCCCGTGAGTCCAATTCAGCAGGCAAAAAGAATCGAACCATGATGCCTTCTTTGGGTGTCGCGTGGTAGTTTGAGACCAATGCTAACCGAATCAATCTGCTGCAGAATGAGGAGCAAGCTGGTATGCATAAGTCCCTCCGCTAAATTGACATGTTACGATCCATGGCTCGTGAACAGAGCCTACATTGAAGCTTCGCGACGTGTCGAAAAGTGACAATGGCTTACTTGGGTCGTTACTTTTAGCACACACCATCTCGCAACGCCTTCGTCGTCTCCGAAAGATCCCTCCGGAGTTGCTGCCCCTTGGTACGTGGACGTCTTGAAGAAAGCTCATCCGACCTTGGAGCTCCTCTTGCCATCTAGTATGCACCGGTTGTCTAACATGTCAACAAATACCAGGTGTCGTCGTCGGTTTTGCCGTCATCGCCGCCGCCTACTCCAGCCTGCGACACTTCAT
Proteins encoded in this region:
- a CDS encoding cytochrome c oxidase subunit 6B, which translates into the protein MSDEERVTKPFKFVTGVDARFPNTNQTKHCWQNYVDYHKCILAKGEDFAPCRQFWLAYRSLCPSSWYERWDSQREAGNFPVKLEQ
- a CDS encoding 40S ribosomal protein S10-A, translated to MLMPKADRKAIHEYLFREGVLVAAKDYNLAEHPDIPNVKNLFVIKACQSLNSRGLIKTRFSWQYYYYTLTPEGLDYLREWLHLPAEIVPATHIKQQRSHAPPRGMMGGEGERERRPFGRGRGGDRGDRGDREGGYRRRDAGEGKEGGAPGEFQPQFRGGFGRGRGGAPPS